The Fragaria vesca subsp. vesca linkage group LG2, FraVesHawaii_1.0, whole genome shotgun sequence genome includes a window with the following:
- the LOC101291695 gene encoding E3 ubiquitin-protein ligase SINA-like 10-like: MEKVVESSTTSCRNKKYGCTTPVTYNKKNEHERTCKYSPTCSCPYLGCKFVSSTMELYLHYINDHGDSAIEFVSDNFFTITLKKYNKSIVLRERDVSTLFILHNNVDALGNVVSLSCIQPIFKEGFMYNLVARHRGSDSVKLRSVTQSIRSLQGYPRPRSLLLIPQEFFSSDSNDGQLEMDVRVHMA; the protein is encoded by the coding sequence ATGGAGAAGGTTGTGGAGTCGAGCACAACTTCATGCCGGAACAAAAAGTACGGCTGCACTACTCCGGTGACTTACAACAAGAAAAATGAACATGAAAGGACATGTAAGTATTCGCCTACTTGTTCATGCCCCTATTTGGGTTGCAAGTTTGTCTCATCAACCATGGAGTTATATTTACATTACATCAATGATCATGGGGATTCTGCAATAGAGTTCGTGAGCGACAACTTTTTTACCATTACATTGAAGAAGTATAACAAGTCTATTGTTCTACGAGAAAGGGATGTAAGTACCTTATTCATTCTTCACAACAATGTTGATGCTCTCGGAAATGTGGTCAGCCTCAGCTGTATTCAACCAATCTTCAAGGAGGGCTTCATGTATAATCTTGTGGCTAGACACAGAGGAAGTGATTCTGTCAAGTTACGGTCTGTGACACAAAGCATTCGAAGCCTGCAGGGTTATCCTAGACCTCGTAGTTTGCTTCTCATTCCTCAAGAGTTCTTCTCTTCGGATTCAAATGATGGTCAGCTCGAGATGGATGTGCGCGTACATATGGCGTAA
- the LOC101294226 gene encoding putative E3 ubiquitin-protein ligase SINA-like 6-like — translation MDPDSDSSDDDMVRRLPMFVRITPIAEEEDQRAYAGDYEDHASTSASREGSNIVINLTDPGLLDCPICCEPLTVPVFQCDQNGHIACSLCCGKIKNKCPFCACPIGSNRCRAIEKVVESSTTPCQNSKYGCNIPVAYNKKNEHEKTCECAPCSCPYIGCNFASSAKLLYRHFSNVHLDSATSFHYDNYNDGLSFPIILKKNDNFLVVREKDSGTLFILYNRTEVLGNVVTVCCIQPSFMNDFIYVLLVTNEESSLKFRSVTRSTPSLQVDGPSPTSFLLIPSEFFNSSGQAKIDVSIRCKW, via the coding sequence ATGGATCCGGACTCAGATTCGTCTGATGATGATATGGTACGAAGATTGCCAATGTTCGTACGAATAACTCCAATTGCTGAGGAAGAAGACCAACGAGCTTATGCTGGAGACTACGAGGATCATGCTTCGACTTCAGCTAGCAGGGAAGGCTCTAATATTGTGATAAATCTAACTGACCCAGGACTGCTTGATTGCCCAATTTGCTGTGAACCCTTGACCGTGCCTGTCTTCCAGTGTGATCAAAATGGGCATATAGCTTGCTCCTTGTGTTGCGGCAAAATTAAGAATAAATGCCCCTTTTGTGCCTGCCCCATTGGCTCTAATCGTTGCCGGGCGATCGAGAAAGTTGTGGAATCAAGTACAACTCCATGCCAAAATAGCAAGTATGGCTGCAATATTCCAGTTGCTTACAACAAGAAGAATGAACATGAGAAGACGTGTGAATGTGCGCCTTGCTCATGCCCTTATATAGGCTGCAATTTTGCATCTTCTGCCAAGTTGTTGTACCGACACTTCAGCAATGTTCATTTGGATTCGGCAACAAGTTTCCATTATGATAACTATAATGATGGTTTGAGTTTCCCAATTATACTGAAGAAGAATGACAACTTTCTTGTTGTTCGAGAAAAGGATAGTGGTACCTTATTCATTCTCTACAATCGTACTGAAGTTCTGGGAAATGTTGTGACAGTCTGCTGTATTCAACCTAGCTTCATGAATGATTTCATCTATGTTCTTCTTGTTACTAACGAGGAAAGTTCTCTCAAATTTCGGTCTGTGACAAGAAGTACTCCAAGCCTGCAGGTTGATGGCCCTTCTCCAACAAGTTTTCTCTTAATCCCAAGTGAGTTTTTCAACTCTAGTGGTCAGGCTAAGATTGATGTTTCCATACGGTGCAAATGGTGA
- the LOC101294809 gene encoding uncharacterized protein LOC101294809 isoform 1, translated as MTSASELFYNRRSRFNSRATHSDLGFDSLCPPDRIYNRRHHNHHDSDACDLLLHRPSSRRHRISLTVLQISLLFWNFYFYNEFWVVWDQERAAGIGSEQGGQSGTGNRVGPRVSGNERLPGAVVLARERLLERLRGMPPSETRRHRALHMYRNGSIGDDLAPLDERDWSTDTWPGQSASGSPSSDLSSQIARMHLLQEANKKPPGLTEDVLECLGVELFSDTELVVDGLVSEVSRDCSICLENFMNGEELICLPCAHRFHTTCLGPWVQIRGDCPYCRRAIVVDSDMSKRTT; from the exons ATGACGAGCGCATCGGAGCTTTTCTACAACCGCAGGTCTCGCTTCAACAGCCGAGCCACCCACAGCGATCTCGGCTTCGACTCCCTCTGTCCCCCTGACCGAATCTACAATCGCCGCCACCACAACCACCATGATTCCGACGCCTGCGATCTCCTCCTACACCGCCCCTCCTCCCGCCGCCACCGCATCTCCCTCACGGTACTTCAAATCTCATTACTTTTTTGGAATTTTTATTTTTATAATGAATTTTGGGTTGTTTGGGATCAGGAGCGTGCGGCGGGGATTGGGTCGGAGCAGGGCGGACAATCGGGTACGGGTAATCGGGTTGGACCGAGAGTGAGCGGAAATGAGAGGTTGCCTGGTGCTGTTGTGCTCGCTAGGGAGAGGTTGCTTGAGAGGCTGAGAGGAATGCCTCCTTCCGAAACCAG GCGACACAGAGCATTGCATATGTACAGGAATGGTTCAATTGGTGATGATTTGGCTCCTCTTGATGAAAGGGATTGGAGTACTGACACCTGGCCAGGTCAGTCAGCCAGTGGTTCCCCGTCCAGTGACTTGAGTTCTCAAATTGCAAGAATGCATCTCTTGCAAGAAGCAAACAAGAAGCCCCCAGGTCTTACTGAAGATGTCCTTGAGTGCTTGGGTGTTGAGCTTTTCAGTGACACAGAATTGGTTGTTGATGGGTTGGTATCAGAAGTGTCAAGAGATTGTAGTATATGCCTGGAGAATTTCATGAATGGGGAAGAGCTTATATGCTTGCCTTGTGCACATAGGTTCCACACTACCTGCTTGGGACCCTGGGTTCAAATACGAGGAGACTGCCCGTATTGCCGGAGAGCTATAGTTGTAGATAGTGACATGTCCAAAAGGACTACGTAG
- the LOC101294809 gene encoding uncharacterized protein LOC101294809 isoform 2, producing MTSASELFYNRRSRFNSRATHSDLGFDSLCPPDRIYNRRHHNHHDSDACDLLLHRPSSRRHRISLTERAAGIGSEQGGQSGTGNRVGPRVSGNERLPGAVVLARERLLERLRGMPPSETRRHRALHMYRNGSIGDDLAPLDERDWSTDTWPGQSASGSPSSDLSSQIARMHLLQEANKKPPGLTEDVLECLGVELFSDTELVVDGLVSEVSRDCSICLENFMNGEELICLPCAHRFHTTCLGPWVQIRGDCPYCRRAIVVDSDMSKRTT from the exons ATGACGAGCGCATCGGAGCTTTTCTACAACCGCAGGTCTCGCTTCAACAGCCGAGCCACCCACAGCGATCTCGGCTTCGACTCCCTCTGTCCCCCTGACCGAATCTACAATCGCCGCCACCACAACCACCATGATTCCGACGCCTGCGATCTCCTCCTACACCGCCCCTCCTCCCGCCGCCACCGCATCTCCCTCACG GAGCGTGCGGCGGGGATTGGGTCGGAGCAGGGCGGACAATCGGGTACGGGTAATCGGGTTGGACCGAGAGTGAGCGGAAATGAGAGGTTGCCTGGTGCTGTTGTGCTCGCTAGGGAGAGGTTGCTTGAGAGGCTGAGAGGAATGCCTCCTTCCGAAACCAG GCGACACAGAGCATTGCATATGTACAGGAATGGTTCAATTGGTGATGATTTGGCTCCTCTTGATGAAAGGGATTGGAGTACTGACACCTGGCCAGGTCAGTCAGCCAGTGGTTCCCCGTCCAGTGACTTGAGTTCTCAAATTGCAAGAATGCATCTCTTGCAAGAAGCAAACAAGAAGCCCCCAGGTCTTACTGAAGATGTCCTTGAGTGCTTGGGTGTTGAGCTTTTCAGTGACACAGAATTGGTTGTTGATGGGTTGGTATCAGAAGTGTCAAGAGATTGTAGTATATGCCTGGAGAATTTCATGAATGGGGAAGAGCTTATATGCTTGCCTTGTGCACATAGGTTCCACACTACCTGCTTGGGACCCTGGGTTCAAATACGAGGAGACTGCCCGTATTGCCGGAGAGCTATAGTTGTAGATAGTGACATGTCCAAAAGGACTACGTAG
- the LOC101294520 gene encoding uncharacterized protein LOC101294520 — protein MLLGNTYAMTRGGVAKSKIFLLSTCRVAKRVEQRYFSKLSGTAEGVSRKEESRKRPEMESPSTWSSSWVPDPRTGIYFPKGHERVMDDIPKGAASLNNQTFWLRNLDGVLEKPDPDTSPDHYYQMRM, from the exons ATGTTATTGGGTAACACTTACGCTATGACAAGAGGAGGGGTTGCAAAATCAAAGATATTTCTTCTCAG TACATGCCGGGTAGCTAAGCGAGTTGAACAACGCTACTTCAGCAAGCTAAGTGGAACTGCTGAAGGAGTAAGCAGAAAGGAGGAGAGTCGAAAGCGGCCGGAAATGGAGAGCCCTAGTACATGGAGCAGCAGCTGGGTTCCGGATCCACGCACCGGAATATATTTTCCGAAAGGGCATGAACGGGTGATGGATGATATCCCTAAAGGAGCAGCTTCCCTTAATAACCAGACATTCTGGCTGAGGAACCTGGACGGTGTCCTTGAGAAACCCGACCCGGATACTTCCCCTGATCATTACTACCAAATGCGTATGTGA